The Streptomyces sp. NBC_01298 genome contains the following window.
TTCGGCGGCAGAGTTGCGCGAGTTCCTGCGCAAGGAGGACCTCGCCGCGGCAAGCTACCGCGACGCCGTCGTCGTCTACATCACCGGTCACGGCATGCAGCGCGGCGCGGCGCACCGCCATTTCCTCATGCTCCCCGAGACCAAACCCAATCGTCTGTTCGCCACGGCCTTCCCCACGAGCGAGCTCATCACGGAGGTTCTGGACAGCCACTCCGAGCACGTGCTGGTGCTCGTGGACTCGTGCTTCTCCGGCATCCTCGACGCCGAGCTGACCGGCCTGCTCCTCGCCCTGTCCGAGGAGCGTCGGAACCTCACCGGTGCGGCCGTCGTCACAGCCGGCGACTACGACGAGCAGCCCCTGGTCGGCTCGTTCACCGAGCGGGTGGCCCTGGCCTGCGCCCGCATGCGGGACGAGGCTGCCGGATTTACCGCATCGCACTTGTCGTTCGCGGAGTGGGCGAAGCTCCTGGACGACGTCGGACGCGACGCGCACGGCATCGAGAAGGACCTCGTCGACGCCGAGTGGGTCGTCCCGAGGAAGTTCCGGCACGGCCCAAGCGCCTGTCTGCCCAATCCCCGTTACCGGGCGCCCGTCAGCACGGTCGCTCCCGCTCTGCGGCAACTGGCCCTGCCCTCGATGGCGGATGTACCCGCCGAAGCAGACGCAGCCGACACAGACACAGGCACAGATGCAGCGCTGACCGATCTTCCGATCCCGGGATCCCTGGACGATTTCTGGATCGACCGCGCCTCGGGACGCGCCGCCGACGACGACATGGGCTGGTACTTCAGCGGCCGGACCGCACAGATGACCCGCCTGACCGGCTTCCTACGAGGCTCCGAGGAAGCTCTCGTGGTCACGGGTGCCGCCGGCTCCGGGAAGTCCGCGCTGCTGGCCCGTCTGGTCACCCTCTCCGACCCGGGGTTCGTCGCGGATCCGCGGAACGCGGCCGTGGTGGCGGACACTCCCGCCGGACTGCGGCCGGAACCGGGGTCGGTCGACGTCGCCGTGCTGGCCCGCAACAAGCCCGCCCAGGTGATCGTCCGCGACCTGCTCAACGGCCTCGATACCCGGCTCGGTAGCCTCTTCAGCCCCGAGCACTGGGCCCCCGCCCCGTCGCTGCGCCAGGAAACGGCACCGCCCCTCCAGGCCCTGCTCCAGCGGGTGCTGGACCGGGCCACGGCCGCGGTGCGTCCCGTCGTCGTGGTCATCGACGCGCTGGACGAGGCCGACGACCCGCTCGCCGTCTTCAACGACGTGATCCTGCCACTCGCCCGTCTGCGGGGCCCGGGCGGGGGCCGCCTGGTCCGTCTCCTCCTCGGCATCCGCAGCTCCCCTGACCTCGCCGACACAGCCGACGCCGCCGGAGCGGACCTGCGCGACGATCGTGCCGACCACCTGCTGCTGCGGCTGACCGAAGCTCTGAAGGCCGAGGGCCTCACTCCCGGCCTGCTGCGCAGCGACGGCCCGGACTGCACGGTCGACATCGCCGCCTACGCCGCCACGCTGCTGCTCCAGACGGCCGGGAGCCCGTACCAGGGCGCCCCGGAGGAGGCCGCCGAAGCCGCGGGCGTCATCGCGGACGCGGTCAAGCCGTCCTTCCTGGACGCCCGGATCGCCGCCGACCAACTGCGCCGGGCCGAGACCCGCCAGGCCCTGGCCGAGGAGGGGTGGTTGAGCCGCCTCGCCATGAGCACGATCGGTCTCCTCCGTGAGGACATCAGGGACGTGTCCCGGGCCACCGACGTACCCGCCGCCCTGCTGGTCGCCGCCCTGCGGGCGACGGCCTTCGCACCAGGGGCCGGCCTGCCCTGGGCGGAGGTCTGGCCCGCCGTCACCCGCGCGCTCGCCGGCAGCGAGTACGGGGTCGGCCACGTCAGCGTGAGCGTGAGCACCGCCAGGGACGCCGTCCGCACGCTCCGCGACAGCCGCCTGACCGGGTACCTGGCCACGGCCGAGGAGGAAGCGCGTACCGTCTACCGGCCCGTCCACCAGCGACTGACCGACCTCCTGATCGCGGACCCCAGCTGGCTGCTGACACCGGCATCGGCATGGGCATCACCCTCGGCCACGGGCTCCCCCCTGCGGTTCGCCGACACCGGCCCGGAGGTACGCGTACGCGCGCACGCCTCGATCGCCCGCGCCCTGGCCACCCTGGTCGAGGACTCCCGGCCGCACCCCGCCCACCCGTACATCCGCAGGCACTTCCTCCACCACACGGCCGCCGGGGAGGTGCTGGACGATCTGCACGTGTCGCTGGACCTCCTGGCCCAGGAGACCTCCGGAAGCCTGCGGACCCGCCTGGGGTTGCCCCTGCCGACGGCGGACCCGTCGCTCCTGATGCTGACGGCCGCGGCGCTGATCGAGCCGTACGTCGACGAGACGGTGGACGCGGCCTCGCGCGCGGGCAGCATCGCGTTCCAGCGCGGCGTACGGGACGGGTCGTGGGAAGGGCCGGCCGGGCTGCCGGCCTTCCTCGCCTGGGGCCGGTGGGCCGCGCGGGTGAACGTACTGGCGCCGACCCGCGGGAGTACCAGGAGCCTGTGCGTACTGCCCACGCTGGACGGACGGGAGCTGATCGCCGTGCTGTCCGCTGCCGGGAACGTTCGGATCTGGGACTCCACGACCGGCCGCCTGGCCGCCGAAGTGACCGCCGAACCGGCGGGCGCGCAGCGCTCGGTGCACGGCATGTGCCCCATCCTGGCGACCGGGGGCCGGACGTTCCTGGTCACATGGCACCGAGAAGGGGTCACCATCCACGACCCCGGTTCGGGGCACCCCATCACCGCGATGTCACTGCCCGAGGTCCACACCGTCCGCGTCCTGGAGGAGGGAGCGGCGCGATGGAAGCTGCTGGTCCTCACCCCGTACGGATCCTTCCTGTGGAAGCCGAGCTCGCGCGGCACCGGCCCGGGCAGCACCGTCAAGACCGAGGGTATTGCGGCCCTGTCCCGTGAGGACGGGGCCTCCGCGATCGTGGTGCGCCGCGCGAGCGGACACGCGCTCGTGGCCATCCCCTCGCCCGAGGGAATCCGGCTCTGCGACCCCCTCTCGGGTCCGGTCGCCGACCTCCCGTTCGGCGACGCGCGAGCCCGCCCGGCCCTGGTCGTGTCCAGGCCAGGGGAGGACGACCTGCTCGTCATCTTCCGCGGACGGGTCGGCATGTCCCTCGCGCAGGTGTGGAACCCCTTCCTCGGCGAACAGGTGCTGCACGCTCGCATCATGGGCCGGTCCCCTATCGCCCTGCCGGACGGCAAGGCACTGGCATCGGTCGACGGCAACCGCATCGTCATGCGGGACCTCGACGGCAGCGGGGGCAAGACCCTCGACGCGGAGGTCCCGTCTGTCCAGGCTCTCGCCGTACTGGACGCGGACTCGGGCGTGCGTTTCGTTTCGGCCGGTCCCCAGGGGATCAGACTGTGGGACCTCCGTCAGGACACCCCTCTGTACGAGGACGGCCTGGCGGAGACGCTGTACGACGAGCCCCGGGGGTGGTCCGGGCGTCGCCGGATGTGGCCACTGTGCCGGGCCGGCCATCCGGGTACCGAAGGGGCCAGGGAGGTCGTCGTGCTCGGAGCCCGTGACAAGCCCGGCACCGGTGGAGTCCCCGACGCCCGACTCCAGCGCGGGGCCCACGGCTTCCTGGAGCTCCGCGACGCGATGACGGGACGGTTGGTGACCTATCTGAACACCGGCCCCGTCCTCGCGGTCGAGACGATCCCCTCACCAGCCGGTACCGCCTACGTGTCGGTAGAGGGCCGTGAGTCGTGGTCGGTCTGGGACCTCGTGTCCGGCAAACCCGTCCTGTCCGTGGCGAGCCGACCCACCACCTACTCGTCCATGTGCTTCATCACAACGCCGGACGGCATGCCGATGGCCGTCTGGGTGAATCGGAACCGGATCTTCCGCGTGCTCTGGGACCTGATCGGCGGCGCGGACAAGGCCTCTTCCTTCTTCCTCAACCATGACATCGGCGAACCGGACTCACTGACTCCGGTACCCTCACCGGACGGCGTCACCACCGCGATCGCTGCAGTGGGCAGGCGTGGGATCACCCTCATCGACCTGACCTCCGAAAAGATCGTCACCACCTTGAGGCCCCAAGGCCGCACCGGTACGCGCTTCCTGCGCCCGTGCGTCTTCGGGACCCACGACCGGATGCTGCTGGCCTCCGCGACCTCCACGGACATCCAGCTCTGGGACACCGCCGACGGATCGCCGGTCGCCCACTGGAACACCCCCGACACCCTGGCCCTGGCCGCGATCCCCCTCGACGACGGCCGCACCCTGCTCGCCTCGGGCGACCAGAGCGGCGTCCGCATCTGGGATCCCCTGACCGGCGAACTCCGGCACACCCTGCTCACCGGTGCCCCGGTCCACGCCCTGGCCGTCGGCACCGGCCCGACGGGCCCGGCCCTGCACGTCCACGGCCCGGCCGGCCTGGCGACACTGACACTCGACCCGCGACTGCTGTGACCGGCAGCGCCGTTGCCGGGCGGCACGCTCTCAAGTGAAGCCCAGCCCCAGCCGGGGGCATGACCGGCCTCGGGAAGTCGAGGCCGACGCCCGGCATGCGGTGTTTTGCCTGGTCAACAGGGGGGATGGCCGTGCCAAGCCTGTCCGGGGCGGACCGTACAGTGTGACGCCCATGTGGAGGTCCACATCGGAGACATCGCTTCGGGGGGAACGAAATGCTCAACTCCGCGCGTTCGCGCGCCGGGTCCAGATCCGCGAGAAGGCTGCTGGTCCCTGCTCTACTGGCGGCGCTGCTGACGCCCGTCGTCCCGGCCGGGAACGCGTTCGCCGCGACGCCGCCGGTCACCGCGCCCACGGGCGCGGCGCCCGTACCCGAAC
Protein-coding sequences here:
- a CDS encoding AAA family ATPase — encoded protein: MEELGGSIRRRRLIVVAVDGYEESPVGFDEAIAAQVERITGWLADPELDAQRRFEVSRAPSVRSAAELREFLRKEDLAAASYRDAVVVYITGHGMQRGAAHRHFLMLPETKPNRLFATAFPTSELITEVLDSHSEHVLVLVDSCFSGILDAELTGLLLALSEERRNLTGAAVVTAGDYDEQPLVGSFTERVALACARMRDEAAGFTASHLSFAEWAKLLDDVGRDAHGIEKDLVDAEWVVPRKFRHGPSACLPNPRYRAPVSTVAPALRQLALPSMADVPAEADAADTDTGTDAALTDLPIPGSLDDFWIDRASGRAADDDMGWYFSGRTAQMTRLTGFLRGSEEALVVTGAAGSGKSALLARLVTLSDPGFVADPRNAAVVADTPAGLRPEPGSVDVAVLARNKPAQVIVRDLLNGLDTRLGSLFSPEHWAPAPSLRQETAPPLQALLQRVLDRATAAVRPVVVVIDALDEADDPLAVFNDVILPLARLRGPGGGRLVRLLLGIRSSPDLADTADAAGADLRDDRADHLLLRLTEALKAEGLTPGLLRSDGPDCTVDIAAYAATLLLQTAGSPYQGAPEEAAEAAGVIADAVKPSFLDARIAADQLRRAETRQALAEEGWLSRLAMSTIGLLREDIRDVSRATDVPAALLVAALRATAFAPGAGLPWAEVWPAVTRALAGSEYGVGHVSVSVSTARDAVRTLRDSRLTGYLATAEEEARTVYRPVHQRLTDLLIADPSWLLTPASAWASPSATGSPLRFADTGPEVRVRAHASIARALATLVEDSRPHPAHPYIRRHFLHHTAAGEVLDDLHVSLDLLAQETSGSLRTRLGLPLPTADPSLLMLTAAALIEPYVDETVDAASRAGSIAFQRGVRDGSWEGPAGLPAFLAWGRWAARVNVLAPTRGSTRSLCVLPTLDGRELIAVLSAAGNVRIWDSTTGRLAAEVTAEPAGAQRSVHGMCPILATGGRTFLVTWHREGVTIHDPGSGHPITAMSLPEVHTVRVLEEGAARWKLLVLTPYGSFLWKPSSRGTGPGSTVKTEGIAALSREDGASAIVVRRASGHALVAIPSPEGIRLCDPLSGPVADLPFGDARARPALVVSRPGEDDLLVIFRGRVGMSLAQVWNPFLGEQVLHARIMGRSPIALPDGKALASVDGNRIVMRDLDGSGGKTLDAEVPSVQALAVLDADSGVRFVSAGPQGIRLWDLRQDTPLYEDGLAETLYDEPRGWSGRRRMWPLCRAGHPGTEGAREVVVLGARDKPGTGGVPDARLQRGAHGFLELRDAMTGRLVTYLNTGPVLAVETIPSPAGTAYVSVEGRESWSVWDLVSGKPVLSVASRPTTYSSMCFITTPDGMPMAVWVNRNRIFRVLWDLIGGADKASSFFLNHDIGEPDSLTPVPSPDGVTTAIAAVGRRGITLIDLTSEKIVTTLRPQGRTGTRFLRPCVFGTHDRMLLASATSTDIQLWDTADGSPVAHWNTPDTLALAAIPLDDGRTLLASGDQSGVRIWDPLTGELRHTLLTGAPVHALAVGTGPTGPALHVHGPAGLATLTLDPRLL